A window of Atribacterota bacterium genomic DNA:
AGGAGGAAAAAATACTCACAATAGAGAAGATTTCTAAAGAAGCTCAAAGTAGAAAGCAAGGTATAGTTTTAAAAACCAGGTCAAATATGCGTTTGGCAGTATTAAAAAAGAAAAAAGAATTAATGGAAAGAATTTTTAGGGAAGTAAAAAAGAGAGTTAAAACTTTTGTGCAAACAGACGAATATACGATTTTTTTAGCAGAGGTAATAAAGAAGGTATTATCCAGATTTTCTAAAGACCAATTTGTCTGTTTTAAATTTAGCAATAATGATATTAAGAAGAGACAGGAATTGATTTTAAAAACTATCAATTCCACCAGAAGCCAGGATACC
This region includes:
- a CDS encoding V-type ATP synthase subunit E produces the protein MSNTIEDKISLFTKVIIERIESDFQKKQENIIENHKNRAKNIIDDYEEEKILTIEKISKEAQSRKQGIVLKTRSNMRLAVLKKKKELMERIFREVKKRVKTFVQTDEYTIFLAEVIKKVLSRFSKDQFVCFKFSNNDIKKRQELILKTINSTRSQDTYQIDTDDRQIGGVFVESGDGRLEIDYTINTILEESHKLIVEVLFSWLDRDKEK